In the Profundibacter amoris genome, TTGATTGAATGGGCTTCGTTTCTTAGGATGATGGAAATCAGTCTGGGGCAACAGATGACATCCTTACTTATCCTGAACGGGCCGAACCTGAATTTACTCGGCACACGACAGCCCGAGGTCTATGGGGACACCACCCTCGAGCAGATCGAAGCCATGTGCATCGACAAAGGTCGTGTGGCGGGTTGCAATGTATCGTGTTTCCAAAGCAATCACGAAGGTGAGCTGATCGAGGCGATTCATGCGGCGCGAAATACATATGACGGTATCATCCTGAATGCGGGTGCTTATACGCATACCTCGGTCGCGCTGATGGATGCGATTTCGTCGGTTGGTGTGCCGGTAATTGAACTGCATTTGTCCAATATCCATGCCCGCGAGGAATTCCGCCACAAGTCCTATATCGCACCGGTTGCTATCGGGCAGATTTGCGGGTTCGGACCCAAAGGTTATACTTTGGCAATCGAAGCTATGCTGGGCCATCTGGAGAAAACCGGATGACATTGAATTTTCTGGAACAAATCAGCGAAGCCGATACAATCGAAGATGTCTGGGTCGCGCTGTGCGATAAAATGTCGGAATACGGGTTCGACCGGCTGTTATATGTCTACACCAGGTTTAAATCGGGATCCTCATTGGGGGATCCGAAAGATTCAATTGTGCTGTCCAGCCACAGTTCTGAATATATCGACGGCTACATCAATGAAAGCCATTACATCAACGGACCGATGTTGCGCTGGTCTGTTGAAAATGTAGGGGCGTGCAGCTGGAGCTGGATACATACTATCCCTGACGAAACGCTGACCATCGGCGAACGCAAGGCAATGGAATTCAACAAAGAGATGGGTGTGATTGCCGGTTACACAATCGGGTTCAAAACCGATTCTGTGCGCAATCGTGGCGGGATCGGCCTGACGGCAAAGCCTGGGGTCACACAATCCGAAGTTGACGCGATATGGGAAAAGCACGGCCGCGAAATTCTGGTGATGAACAATATGGCGCATCTGAAAATCATCAGCCTGCCCTACACCAGTTCCCGCCGCGCCCTGACCGCACGGCAACGCGAAGTGCTGGAATGGGTCGGGGAAGGCAAAACCATGCAGGATATTGCCACCATTATGGGGCTGACAACGGCCACGGTTGAAAAGCACCTGCGACTCGCACGCGAGGCGCTGGATGTCGATACAACCGCCCAGGCGGTGCTAAAGGCCTCGTTCCAGAATCAAATCTTTATTTTGGACAGCTAAACCACCCCAGAATACTGTCTTTTTGGACAGGTATGGAATCCCTTACTATCTTTACGCCGCGTTAAGGTGCAATCTATTGTTGTTCCGTGAGTGGTGGCATTTATGCCTGGGAACTTAAGCGAACCGAGACCCCATGTAATTGCATGGCTAGACGGTTTGCCCGGGAAACCGGATGTTGGTCAGGGGAAGAATAATCCCTTTGCTCTGGCCAACAACTAACATTGCGGTCTGTCCTCATCCCCATTAGGTGACCGCTTTCTAAACGGTGTGATCCTTGCCCGGATCGCACCGTTTTTCATTTGACAGCTAATTTAAATAGAAAAGGCCCCTCCCGAACATGTCGGAAAGG is a window encoding:
- the aroQ gene encoding type II 3-dehydroquinate dehydratase — translated: MTSLLILNGPNLNLLGTRQPEVYGDTTLEQIEAMCIDKGRVAGCNVSCFQSNHEGELIEAIHAARNTYDGIILNAGAYTHTSVALMDAISSVGVPVIELHLSNIHAREEFRHKSYIAPVAIGQICGFGPKGYTLAIEAMLGHLEKTG
- a CDS encoding helix-turn-helix transcriptional regulator gives rise to the protein MTLNFLEQISEADTIEDVWVALCDKMSEYGFDRLLYVYTRFKSGSSLGDPKDSIVLSSHSSEYIDGYINESHYINGPMLRWSVENVGACSWSWIHTIPDETLTIGERKAMEFNKEMGVIAGYTIGFKTDSVRNRGGIGLTAKPGVTQSEVDAIWEKHGREILVMNNMAHLKIISLPYTSSRRALTARQREVLEWVGEGKTMQDIATIMGLTTATVEKHLRLAREALDVDTTAQAVLKASFQNQIFILDS